In Phocoena phocoena chromosome 7, mPhoPho1.1, whole genome shotgun sequence, the genomic window cacacctagagaaagcctgcgtgcagcaacgaagacccaatgcaggcataaataaataaataaataaacaaacaataaatttatttaaaaaaaaataaggtcaattccctggtggcgcagaggttaagaatccgcctgccaatgtagggtacacaggttcaagccctggtccatgaagatcccacatgctgcggagcaactaagcccgtgcgccacaactactgagcctgtgctctagagcccgcgagccacaactactgaagcccgtgcgcctagagcccgtgctccgcaacaagagaagccacctcaatgagaagcccacgcactgcaaggaagggtagccctgcttgccacaactaaagaaagcctgagcccagcaacaaagacccaacacagccaaaaataaataatagataaattaattttaaaaaaatagggcttccctggtggcgaagtggttgagagtccgcctgccgatgcaggggatgcgggttcgtggaagatcccacatgccgcggagcggctgggcccgtgagccattgtcgctgagcctgcgcgtccggagcctgtgctccgcgacgggagaggccacaacagtgagaggctcgcgtaccgcaaaaaagaaaaaaaaaaaagtcaggtgtcaggcatgtatgtgtgtgtgtgtgtgtgtgtgtgtgtgtgtgtgtgtgtgtgtgtgttgggttataaaatgtatttcctatTGTGAGTAATcgttaaaaagtttgaaaaacattgaCTTAGACCATTTAAGACTCATCCTAGGAGCTGCAAAGGGACCTATGCAAAAAACAACTACTTGGAAAAAGATGATTAAAATCAGAGTTTTGTCCTCAAGGAGGGAGCTGGGGAATGGCTATTGGGTAGAGTGGGCTACAATCGAAGACCGACCAGGTGGTGCTTCGTCCTGTTTTTCTCATCCTCCGACCTCCCGAGCTAAGAGACATGCCTTACaccattctggctgctgtgtgccTTTAAGTGACCCACCACCTGCTTCATTACTTCAAGCTCAGGACAGCCCAAATACCATAAAAGtcatcctttatttccttttgtgaCACTAGTTGTCCCCCAAATATCTGTTCTCCTTCACTGACAtaataattgaaattttatctgGACACATAGCCACCCAgctaaagactacatttcccagcttccctgaaGTTGGGTATGATCATGTGACTAAGTTAATGATTTATACAATTATAGCTGGTCTATACAATGTTCACAGAAGTGATGTATGCAAATTCAAGGTCACTgaatggtgggggtggggcgggtggagggtggaggggatgCCTTCTTCTCCCTCATTCTGCTGCCTAGAACAAGGACTCATTTGGTACCACGTAGACAAAGGCAACACCTTAATGATGGTGAAGCAACAAAATAGGAGGTGTCCAAGTCCCCGACAAGTGCTATCATACCAGCCAGCCCTGAATAATTACATAAGCAAGAAATTAAACTTCTTTCTTGTTAATGCCAGTTTCTGAGTCACTGTTATGGCAGTTTAACCTATATCCTATCCAATACCCTCTCCTTTATACATTGTTAGTAGAAAATGGTGCAAGGTTGAAGTGCTAAGGTACATAGACATTTGACACATCCGATTTTAAGGTGTGTGGACTTTAAACCATACTCCCAGACAGTGCCTGTTTGTCTTCATATCCGGGCTCCAAAACCCAGCAGGGTGAGGATTAGATTGAAGGTCAGAGGAAAAACAGTTCTTGCCTGTGACATGTGCTGCTTAGAttaaaccatatgaaattgctgtttttgtaaattaaaaaaaaaaaagtcaactattAGCAATTTCATATGTTTAAATCTAACAGAACTGATGCTGGATTCCACAGATATGGAGTCTTGGAATTGACAAATAGCAAGCTCTTCAACAGCTCTCCTTTCTGAAGGGCTTAGGTCAAAAGCTGAATCCCTATGGCAGAGGACGCTTAGGTGCATACCCGGATGAAGAGTCTCCTGCATGTCAACAGCCTGACTTCGGGTGTGATAAGAGAGTCTGACAAAGCCTTGGGAAATATAGTGAATCTAATGGGATAACTTATAACTATCTTAAAAAGGACAAAGTGAAACTAATGAAATAAAGGCAGTTAGCCACAGTTTTGTTGGGGGGTGTAGACTTTGGGAGGAGGCAAAAGAGGTAATGATATGATTTAAACCCATGTGTGTAAGCTACAAAATCAATCTCTTTTTATGGGGCTGTGTCCCATCAGTCATAGTATTGCCGATAACAATCTCTTCCTGTCCCTGTCAGTATGACAGTATGGTAGTATGGCAGATGGCAAGCCCGTAGCTTGTATGTTACAGATCCAATGAACACTGATTTTTTTGGCCTCGATTCCAAATTCCCAGGAAAGAATCTGATTGGCCAAATATAGCAGATGCTCCTGGTGCCCTGTGCCTCATCTGCTTGGCACATCTTGGACTTCAGCTGTCGCTGTGGACAGCTCCTATGAGCCCAGATGCCTTCCCACCTCCAAGCTGAGCCAGCTTCAGTatttctgcctcagggcttttCCCAAAGCCCCTCGTAGCTCAATCAGCTTGCACACAGGTACGGGTTGGCTGTGCAAGGTGGACATGGGGGACTTATCACTCCCAGGAGAAACCCCCAACTTACAGAAGACAGGAGTCAGCCCAGCCTTCTGTCCTTTAGAAGGACGATTCTGAGGTGTATTTTACATGCTTCCTCCTAGGGCTCCCAGTGGAATTGGGAACCACAGTAGTAACCAGTTCAATAATacactttgttttccttccttccctgtctccctccttcctgctctaTTACTCTGGCTAGGACTACCTCCTACATGAATTATCTGCACCGAAATCCTTGTCTCAGGTTATGCTTCTGGGAAACACAAACTTAGTTACCCAATGTGGGTCAGATGACCACTCCCAGACCAATCATCTTTGGCAGAAACATGGCTGCCCAGGGCCTACCCCAGGGTGTGAGGATGGGTTGAGGGAAGGAGCTGACAAAATTTCCCTGCAAGATTGGCCAAAGGTGTTCCATACACTCACTGAATGTTGGGCTGAACTTCTGCATAGAGGTAGGTCATGGTGTTTCCCACAGATAAAGTCATAATTTTTTCTctgagggaatttcctggtggtccagtggttaggactcagtgctctcactgctgagggcccaggttcaatccctggttggggaactaagatcccacaagccgcatggcatgtgcaaaaaaaaaaaaaaatttgttctgtgTGCTTTATGGTTGCTCTGGgaacagaatttctttctttctttttaccattttattctttcagtgaTATATTGGAaagttacttattttaaaatttctatctcATATCTAACCTCTATACTGAGCTTTAATTCTAAGCATCATCCCTAGTTCACGCCATCATCTCTTGTCTCTACTATAGCAACAGCCTTCTACCTAGTCTCCCTTCTTCCAATCTGTACCCCACTCTGAAGCCAGAGTGACTTTCCCAAAATACAAATTGGATCATGTTACTCTTCTACTTAAAGCTATCTACAGTTTCCTATTATGTTCATGTTAAAATTCTCAACACTAAcgtggcttccatgacctgagATTTGACCCCAGCTAACTCTTCAGCTTTATCTTCTGCTAAGCTGTCTCTTACACTCTAAGATCCCGATGCTATAAGCTATTAAAAAGCTCATCTAAAGGATCTTGTTCCCTCTTATCTCCAGGTTTTTGtccttgctgtttcctctgtctggaatacCATCTCCTTCCATCCCACTCCTTTCTCCCTTGGCCTTCACCTAGCCAACATCTACTCACCCTTCAAGTTTTGGCTTGAATAACACTTGTCAACTCCAGAATGGGTGTACCTGAAATGCACTGCCGTATTACCGGGTAGATCCTAGTCTATGCATGTATTATCCCGTGACAGGCACATGGGAGGACACTCAGTATGTTGAATGAAGGAATTGAATGGACTCTCTTGGGTTTTCTGGAAGGACTGTCCAAGCCAGCTTGGTGATTTTCACTCTAGGTGAAGCTGACTCACTTCCCCCAAACATGAGACTCAGGCCTGGCCCATCAGAacaacacataccctggcccctgGGCCACAGGTCAGGACTTGGCAGAAAATCCAAGTCAAGGCAATCAGGCCCAGTCAGAGCTGAAATTAGGCCCCTTCTGCTTGAGGAACCAggaaaaaatggttttaattttcaccaGCCTTAGAGCTGTAAGGATGTAAGAAGCAGACACAGGGAAACAGAGCCAAaagttggagagagagagggagaagagaagaaggcTGGCTCCTCATTTCCAGCTGTAGCCCGGTTCTGTCTCCATTTTGGAGGACACTGTTCAACTCTAAGTTTATTTCACCTGTTTAATTGTCCCCATGCCCAAACTTTTGGGAAAATAAGAGTGCAACCAAGCCCACGCATGAGGGGCCAGAGAGGCATGTGAGAAACAAAATGTGCTGAAACAGAAGGTCTCAACCTGGGGCTCCCTAAGGTAAAGCAGGATGTCAATCCAGTGACTCTCTAgcttcattcaagaaatattcaaTAAGCATTCAGCATATTCTAGGCATGTGTTTTTCAAAGTGTAGTACATGGATAATCTGTCAGAATTCTCTCCTACACTTCCTACTAAATCAGAAGCCCTGGgggctcaggaatctgcattttaaagcaGCTCTTGTAGGTGATTTGGATTCACACTGAAGTCTGAAAACCACAGGCACTGAGCTGGGTGCTGGGGCCTACCTAACACAAAGCAAGGCAGACGTGGTCCCTGACTTACCAGTATATTTATGTGGGGCAGGGGTAGGCAGGGGAGTGAGGGAACAGCTGATTACAATAAGGTGATACAGTGCTAAAACAGAACCAGGGAGACCACAAGAGAGGCGCTTAGCTCAAACTGAGGAGGGTCAGAAAAGTCTTACAAAAGAACATCGAAGCTGAACTTGGAGGAGCTACAGCCCtgaagagaaatgtgtatttcacAGAAACAAGGGAGTTGTCAGCTCCTGGAGAGTAAGTACAGCAGTGGCTGCGAACGAAACGGCTAGTCGGAGAGTGTAGAGTGAAAAGCGGACGAAGGACCCAATTGTGAAAGACCCCAAACCACCCCAGCCCTCCAAGATGTCATCGGTCCTTGCCTTCGCCTGCCCTTTCGCCCTTCGTGGAGGTAGGTCCGCGCCCAAGAGAAACCATCCAGCTTCCAGCCTAACGCAACAGGACTGGGCGGGGGGGATCGGCTCTTCCGGGAcgctcccccgccccccggggACTGCGCTGGACGTGCCCGCCCTGCGCGACGACGTCAGCGCGCCCGCGCGCGCCAGGGGAGGAGTGGGAGCTGCGGGCCTGGAGGCGCTGACGCTCCGGTAACCCgggctgggcagtggggaggaaggggcgGGACAGCGAGTCCCCCCAGAGTGCGGGGTCGCGGTTTGGACCCGGAGCGGGAACTCTAGAGGAGCTCAGCATCGCTTCCTCTACCAGCAGGCCCCGTCCGGCCCGGCGATGGAGTTTCCGGACCTTGGGGCTCACTGTTCGGAGCCGAGCTGTCAGCGGTTGGGTGAGGGGGTGAGGGGCGGAGCAGGCGGGAGGCGGGGCCGGGCGGAGACGGGCTTGGAACTGCAAGTGGCGGGAAGGGTGGGCTCCCGGGCTGGAAGTGCCCGAGGGAGGCGGGGCTCGAGGTTGGGGCGTGGCTTAAGAGATAGTGGACTAGGTCAGGGGTGCAGTTCACTGCGAGTACTGCGGCGTTTTCGTTCCCCTGAGCGGAAGGCTTGAGTGAGCGGGAAGGAGGTCGAGGTCCCCCTGGACCTGCAGTCCAACCCACTTCCTGCAGATTTTCTGCCGCTCAAGTGCGACGCCTGCTCGGGCATCTTTTGCGCAGACCACGTGGCCTACGCCCAGCATCACTGTGGATCTGCTTACCAAAAGGTGAGGGGGCGGTCTGCGGGTGAAAGGGGGCGGATGGAGGATGGCATGCAGAATCTCTGGAACCCCTCTGCCTCCCATTTCCTCTCTTTTACTGTCTTTCTGAGACTCAGTGCTGGGAACATTGTTTCCTTTTGCGTTTATGGGGGGTCATGTCCAGGTTCTTTCAGGACCAGAGATTTGGCTGGTTTGGGAGTAGGCCACAGACCGACCCCTGCTCCCTGACTGTAGGATATCCAGGTACCTGTATGCCCACTCTGTAATGTGCCTGTTCCTGTGGCCAGAGGGGAGCCCCCTGACCGTGCTGTTGGGGAACACATTGACGGAGACTGCCGCTCTGATCCAGCTCAGCAAAAGCGTAAGGTAAGCGTTGGAGGGGTTCACCGTGGTCACCTGGGACTACAGTTGCCTGGAAGTCTGTACAACTGTTAGGATGAGGTTGAAGGGGGATCAGAGTCTCAGCAGAGACAATCCTCCCTACTCCACCTCAGATCTTCACCAATAAGTGTGAACGCTCTGGCTGCCGGCAGCGGGAAATGATGAAACTGACCTGCGACCACTGTGGCCGAAACTTCTGCATCAAGCACCGTCACCCACTGGACCATGATTGCTCTGGGGAGGGGCACCCCACAAGTAGGGCAGGGTAATTGCAACCAAGTCCTCTGCTTGCCTTTGGGACCATCCCATCCTTCTGAAACCGACTCAACCTCTGTCATTATAGTTGGGAAGCGTCAACCTGTCCCCTTTGGCTAGGgagtctttttatttcctttgaagtGCATGTTTTCCAGACCTTGTGGAGGAGTTCCCCTCCAGACTTCCTTGGTCAGGCCAGGGAGGAACATGCAAGCTGACCGTGCCTGGAGGCATGCCAAGAGTGTCTCTTCCCTACAGACTGGCTGCCATCTCCAGAGCACAAGGCCTAGCTTCTTCTACAAAGACCATCCCCAGCCCAAACCAGACCTTGCCTTCATCTACCTCTGCCAGCAGGTAGGCCTGcctgtttctcctcttccttttttcccttcacaTCTCTGACCTCAGCCTCTTGAATGTCTGCCACAGAGCCACAGCTCAGTCTCCATCCCGGACAGCCTCTCCAGTGATTGCTTTGCAAAATGGCTTGGTGAGTTGGGCAGGGGTCAGATGGACAGAAGCAAACCCAACAGAGAGTAAAGTCCAAGGCAGCtggtcttatttttccttttgcagaGTGAGGATGAGGCTCTGCAACGAGCCCTGGAACTGTCCCTGGCAGAGACCAAACCCCAGGTCCCAAGGTACCTTCTCTCTGGTGAAAGAGGGTGGGACGTGGGCAAGGGCTCAGTTTGGAGGGAGGTAGGTGGGACCACTCTCATCCAATGCAGGGTAACTGTTAGGAACTTGGGCTCACAATTAAGCTTTTGAACTATAGTATGTGACCTTTGACAAGTTCTTTAACCCATTAGTCTTAATgccctctataaaatggggacagtactAATACCTTATAGAACCCTACCTATGAAAATTGAGATAATATTCACAAGTGTTCAGCACAGTGATGCCTAACAGATGAGATGCTCTGAGATTTTAGATACTGTCATCCAGCTTAAGCTGTTCCTCCCTCCCAGTTCTCAGGAGGAAGAAGACTTAGCTTTAGCACAAGCACTATCAGCCAGCGAGGCAGAATACCGACAGCGGCAGGTATGAGGACGGGGCAGACACAGGCCCTGCGCTGGGAGCAAGTAAGGAGTTTACGGGGGTTGGGGGGTGCTCTTCCAAGTAGTAGAGTTTGGGGATGGTGGTTATCCTTGTGTTTTCAATATGACTCCAGCCCACGCTGAGCTCTGCAGTGAGGACTGTCCCCCTCATTTCCTTGACGTCGAACCctgtcttcctctccttcccctccccttgctCCAGGCTCAGAGCCGCAGCTTGAAGCCGTCCAACTGCAACCTGTGCTAGGGCCTTGGGCTTGGGGAGGGAGGCTCAGCTGAGGAGGACTGTGGCCCTCGCATCTCTAGGGTCCACAGGGAGAGGAGGCCCGGAGCAGCCTAGAGTGAAGATGAGGAGGAGTGACGTGGAGGCCGCCTGCAGGGAGCATCAGGAGAAACAGCTTGTGGAGCTGAGCCTACAGATGGCTCTgctggcctctccagctgcatGGGAGAGAACAGCTCTGAACTGTTCCCTGGCTGGGCCCTGGCCAGACCCCACATGGCCCCCTGCATCTTGATATCCCCCGTGTACTGGGGCTCCCCCCACGTGTAGGGGGCTAGGAGGGGGGGCTAGAAAGAATAAAGAATCTTGGCAGTCAGTAAGACACCAAAGTGGtgtgtttctttctcctctccaacCAAAAACAGAAGAGTCCTGTCAAGAATGCTCACCTGATCAGCTAAGCGGTGGGGAGAAGCAGCGTGAGGGTGGAGGCCCGTTGCAATCCCCCACACCAGAAAGTAACAGTGATCCCAGCTCAGTCCACTTTTATTTCCCCCAAAAGTGCTTTTTCGAAAGGCCCCTTTCCTTCACTATAGCTAGCACCAAGACCAGGATGAAATATGGCAGGGAAGAGGGGTACAGTGTTATTTCCCTCGGTTATGCTTTGGGAGGGAAGCATACTTTTGTCACCAGGCCTTAGTCTGGGGCTTGGTGTCTTCAGAGACTTCCTGTccctgctgctgcagctgccacATGTCAGCATACACCCCGCCACGGGACAACAGAGCCTCGTGCCTGGGccaaggagaaaaacataagTCCCAACCAACTATCAGTTTTACCCCAAGAGTCCTCGCCACTAGTCTATGAGATGACAGGGAACTGGCAAGGGAGATCCTTCCAGAAAGCCCTGCGATTCCACAACCTTTTCCTGGGGCCCTCAATTCAGAGGCCCTTCCCTATTCATCCTGCTGTGTCCCTTACCGTCCTCGCTCCACAATGCAGCCATCCTTGACGACGAGGATCTGGTCAGCACTAACCACAGTGGAGAGCCTGAGAGGTCAGAGATCAGTCACCTACCACACCATCAGTGCGGGCCCCGCTGCCTGCTGCCCGTCCCGTACCTGTGTGCCACCACGATGGTGGTGCGGTTGGCGCAGACTTTGGCCAGAGAAGCCTGGATGGCCCTCTCATTAGATGTATCCAGCGCAGATGTTGCCTACAGAGAGGGACTGGGTAAAACTGCCCCGGCCACCCAAATCCCCAGTGGGAGGAGGATGCGAGCTGCTGGCCAAAGCCTCAGGAATCAAAAACCTGTTTTGCGCTTGAAAACTGCAAGGTGTTTCTGTGAAACATGGATTTGTGCTAGCTCTCCTAGATGGAGACGGTGCCCAGCAGGAATGGCTGGGGCACAGGtcggggaggaaggaggggagaaggcaCTCGCGGCCCTCACCTCGTCCAGCAGAATGATGTCTGGAGCCTTGAGAATGGTGCGAGCGATGGCGACACGCTGCTTCTCCCCACCGCTTAGCTTCAGTCCCCGCTCACCCACCTGCGTATCGTACCCTGTGGAAATTGCCCACTTCCCTCAAGTCACAGTAATTAACTTGTTTTCTGTGACCAGGTGGGCAAGGAAGAGGTGGAACCGAGGTCAGAGGGAGTAACGGGACTGAACTGGGCAGGAGGGGGACTCTGCAGGGGAGGCTCACCTTCAGGGAAAGCCATAATGGTGTCATGGATGCCTGCAGCCTGAGCCGCAGCCTTCACCTCATCGTTCCCAGCCGTGATGCGGCCGTAGCGGATATTGTTGGCAATGGTGTCATTGAAGAGGACAGTGTCCTGGGGCACGACTCCAATGCGAGACCGGAGAGAGACCTGGGTCACCTGGGGCCAAAAGACCATATGCTCTGGCCTCTGAGACCCACCCAGGCCTGGAAGGTAGGATGGGATGGTGGGAAGCATATAGGACGAGAGGCCCTGCGTGAGAATCCTGCCTCCACCTTCCTAAACCCTAGCTGTgcaggcaaatcacttaacctctctgagtctgtttccccatcgataaagagaaaatacactttctctccctgcttccctgggTTGCTGCAGATCTTTGTGCCTCATACAGCACCATACCACTCATTC contains:
- the ZFAND2B gene encoding AN1-type zinc finger protein 2B isoform X2 is translated as MEFPDLGAHCSEPSCQRLDFLPLKCDACSGIFCADHVAYAQHHCGSAYQKIFTNKCERSGCRQREMMKLTCDHCGRNFCIKHRHPLDHDCSGEGHPTSRAGLAAISRAQGLASSTKTIPSPNQTLPSSTSASRATAQSPSRTASPVIALQNGLSEDEALQRALELSLAETKPQVPSSQEEEDLALAQALSASEAEYRQRQAQSRSLKPSNCNLC
- the ZFAND2B gene encoding AN1-type zinc finger protein 2B isoform X1; protein product: MEFPDLGAHCSEPSCQRLDFLPLKCDACSGIFCADHVAYAQHHCGSAYQKDIQVPVCPLCNVPVPVARGEPPDRAVGEHIDGDCRSDPAQQKRKIFTNKCERSGCRQREMMKLTCDHCGRNFCIKHRHPLDHDCSGEGHPTSRAGLAAISRAQGLASSTKTIPSPNQTLPSSTSASRATAQSPSRTASPVIALQNGLSEDEALQRALELSLAETKPQVPSSQEEEDLALAQALSASEAEYRQRQAQSRSLKPSNCNLC